A genomic stretch from Candidatus Hydrogenisulfobacillus filiaventi includes:
- a CDS encoding Acetyl-CoA synthetase: MKDPSREPFNFGRDVFDRWARVAPARPALYLIRDAAHADIVGYGELARASDGLAARLAAAGITPGTRVLVVLGKAPEFWVTLLALNKLGAVPMPGTTQLRPADIRYRLEAAACRAAIVLPGIARTLTDPFFDQQLTFRFVTGGDEPAPAGWTPLDAWAPASGPPDGPVTSAGDPALIYFTSGTTGHPKMVVHTQAYTRAHRLTASYWLGLQEGMLHWNFSDTGWAKAAWSSVFAPWNVGATVVVDPLTGKFQPRAFLELLAGHPVESLCAAPTVYRFLVQEDLGRYRFPALRSAVSAGEPLNPEVIETFRRHTGLTVRDGYGQTETVVLVANPPGAPVKPGSMGKPAPGWTVAVIDEDGRELPPGEEGEVAVRVDHGRPEGLFAEYAADPEGTRRRFRGPWYLTGDRAQVDEDGYFWFVGRADDVIISAGYRIGPFEVESALLEHPAVAESAVVAHPDPLRGSVVKAFVVLAPGWRPGAELAAELQTHVRAITAPYKYPRLIEFVEELPKTISGKIRRVELRERGPQG, encoded by the coding sequence ATGAAGGATCCTTCCCGGGAGCCGTTCAACTTCGGACGTGATGTCTTCGATCGCTGGGCCCGGGTGGCGCCTGCCCGCCCTGCCCTCTATCTGATCCGGGACGCCGCGCACGCCGACATCGTCGGGTACGGGGAACTGGCCCGGGCCTCCGATGGCCTGGCCGCCCGCCTGGCGGCGGCGGGCATCACCCCCGGAACCCGGGTGCTGGTGGTGCTGGGCAAGGCCCCGGAGTTCTGGGTGACCCTGTTGGCGCTCAATAAATTGGGAGCGGTCCCCATGCCGGGCACCACCCAGCTGCGGCCGGCCGACATCCGCTACCGGCTGGAGGCGGCTGCCTGCCGGGCGGCCATCGTCCTGCCCGGCATCGCCCGCACCCTCACCGACCCCTTCTTCGACCAGCAGCTGACCTTCCGCTTCGTCACCGGGGGGGACGAGCCGGCCCCGGCCGGGTGGACGCCGCTCGACGCCTGGGCGCCCGCCTCCGGTCCTCCGGACGGCCCGGTGACCTCCGCCGGCGACCCCGCCCTCATCTACTTCACCAGCGGGACCACCGGACACCCCAAGATGGTGGTGCACACCCAGGCCTACACCCGGGCGCACCGCCTTACCGCCAGCTACTGGTTGGGACTCCAGGAAGGCATGCTGCACTGGAACTTTTCCGACACCGGCTGGGCCAAGGCGGCCTGGAGCTCGGTTTTCGCCCCCTGGAACGTTGGGGCCACGGTGGTGGTGGACCCCTTGACCGGCAAGTTTCAGCCCCGCGCCTTCCTGGAACTCCTGGCAGGTCATCCGGTGGAAAGCCTCTGCGCCGCCCCCACCGTGTACCGCTTTCTGGTGCAGGAGGACCTCGGGCGATACCGGTTCCCGGCCCTGCGCTCCGCGGTCAGCGCCGGGGAACCCCTCAACCCGGAGGTGATTGAGACCTTCCGGCGCCATACCGGCCTCACGGTCCGCGACGGCTACGGTCAGACCGAGACCGTGGTGCTGGTGGCTAACCCGCCCGGTGCGCCCGTGAAGCCCGGCTCCATGGGCAAACCTGCCCCGGGCTGGACCGTGGCGGTCATCGACGAGGACGGCCGCGAACTCCCTCCCGGAGAGGAAGGGGAGGTGGCGGTCCGGGTGGACCACGGGCGGCCGGAGGGGCTGTTCGCGGAGTATGCAGCCGACCCCGAGGGCACCCGCCGGCGCTTCCGCGGTCCCTGGTACCTGACCGGCGACCGGGCACAGGTGGATGAGGACGGATACTTCTGGTTCGTGGGCCGGGCCGATGACGTCATCATCTCGGCCGGCTACCGCATCGGGCCCTTTGAGGTGGAGTCGGCGCTGCTGGAGCACCCCGCGGTGGCGGAATCGGCAGTGGTGGCACACCCGGATCCCCTGCGGGGATCGGTGGTGAAGGCCTTCGTGGTCCTGGCCCCCGGCTGGCGCCCGGGCGCGGAGCTGGCAGCGGAGCTGCAGACCCATGTGCGGGCCATCACCGCCCCCTATAAGTATCCGCGCCTCATTGAGTTCGTGGAGGAGCTGCCCAAGACCATCTCCGGCAAGATCCGCCGAGTGGAGCTGCGGGAGCGGGGGCCGCAGGGCTAG
- a CDS encoding Hydroxymethylglutaryl-CoA reductase: MKEQQWPHRNHPAAIARRQEVLRARTGWQEEDERIFRWSVPTEGLAPFQECLTGEMVLPVGVVGPLEVELGRYHMEPDGRLVEEGRTRESVFIPLAHTEGGLSASMLRGMRAASAAGGIRTYVLGDRMTRDSAFVFAEPRQAVALAAWAKATAPDLIAWINDPDNPLRQERDAGGRRLLSAHARLHEIESRVVGPVCHLLYRFTTGDACGPNMITRNSYVLNREIAARIAPLGLEPRHIFLEANLGGDKKPSYAYYAGGHGKTVVAETVLPVEVIARQLHVGPEDLERLEWTGIHGAHASGMQSFGFTPASAVAAIFAATGQDLGMVGTSSMAHGTLNRTPDGGIAFSIELGGVEVGTVGGGTGLPHARSYLRLMGCEGPGSAYRLAQLVGAAVLALEISASASMASHGSENFFRAHWQRGGVR; this comes from the coding sequence ATGAAAGAACAGCAATGGCCGCACCGGAACCACCCTGCCGCCATCGCGCGGCGCCAGGAGGTGCTGCGGGCGCGGACGGGATGGCAGGAGGAGGACGAGCGCATCTTCCGGTGGTCCGTGCCCACGGAGGGGCTGGCCCCATTTCAGGAATGTCTGACGGGGGAAATGGTGCTGCCGGTGGGTGTGGTGGGCCCGCTGGAAGTCGAGCTGGGCCGGTACCACATGGAACCGGACGGCCGTCTGGTGGAGGAGGGGCGCACCCGGGAAAGCGTGTTCATCCCGCTGGCGCACACTGAAGGCGGTCTTTCGGCGTCCATGCTGCGGGGCATGCGGGCGGCTTCCGCGGCAGGCGGCATCCGCACCTACGTGCTGGGGGATCGCATGACCCGCGACTCCGCATTTGTTTTTGCGGAGCCGCGGCAGGCGGTGGCGTTGGCCGCCTGGGCCAAGGCTACAGCCCCCGACCTCATCGCCTGGATCAACGACCCGGACAATCCCCTGCGGCAGGAACGGGACGCCGGCGGCCGGCGGCTGCTTTCGGCCCACGCCCGGCTGCATGAGATTGAAAGCCGGGTGGTGGGGCCGGTCTGTCACTTGCTGTACCGCTTCACCACCGGGGATGCCTGCGGGCCGAACATGATCACCCGCAACAGCTATGTCCTCAACCGCGAGATTGCGGCGCGCATTGCGCCGCTGGGCCTGGAGCCGCGCCACATCTTCCTGGAGGCGAACCTGGGCGGGGACAAGAAGCCCAGCTATGCCTACTACGCCGGCGGCCACGGCAAGACGGTGGTGGCGGAGACGGTACTGCCGGTGGAGGTGATCGCCCGCCAGTTGCACGTGGGCCCGGAGGACCTGGAACGTCTGGAGTGGACCGGCATCCACGGCGCCCATGCCAGCGGGATGCAATCGTTCGGGTTTACGCCCGCCTCGGCGGTGGCCGCCATCTTCGCCGCCACCGGCCAGGATTTGGGGATGGTCGGTACCTCCAGCATGGCGCATGGCACCTTGAACCGCACCCCCGACGGCGGCATCGCCTTCAGCATTGAACTCGGGGGCGTCGAGGTGGGGACCGTAGGGGGTGGCACCGGTCTCCCGCATGCCCGGTCCTACCTGCGCCTGATGGGCTGCGAGGGCCCAGGCTCCGCCTACCGGCTGGCGCAGCTGGTGGGGGCAGCGGTCCTGGCGCTGGAGATCTCGGCCTCGGCCTCCATGGCCAGCCATGGCAGCGAGAACTTTTTCCGGGCCCATTGGCAGCGGGGCGGCGTGCGCTAG
- the cimA gene encoding (R)-citramalate synthase: protein MTGNGSATPRRIMLYDTTLRDGTQGANISLTVDDKVQIALLLDDIGVDYIEGGWPLSNPKDLAFFQAVRGRLRHARLAAFGSTARRGRPAEADANLRAILETGAPVACIFGKASRFQAERILGQDPEAYLGVVESSVRFLKRAGLEVVFDAEHYFDGFKADPGYALDVVRAAEAGGADWVALCDTNGGSLPEEVEAATRAAAAAVQVRLGIHAHNDGGLAVANSLAALRAGADMVQGTVNGYGERCGNANWVTIWPTVVAKLGLAMGRPEALSRLTTFSRTVAEIANMAPNPSDPYVGENAFTHKAGVHASAVRKQPEAYEHIDPGLVGNDRRILVSELAGRSNLLARFPELAERADETARLVEAIKEREHRGFQFDAAEASVALLVREVLGERLEYYRPLHYHVWVSGVQAPGVEATVRVQVGDQEVLEAALGDGPVHALDGALRKALGRFYPALHELRLTDYKVRVLDGREGTAATVRVLVSSRLRDRTIRTVGVSPNILEASWQALRDAVDYALHVTGTPVLGKAPAEAARS, encoded by the coding sequence ATGACCGGCAACGGGAGCGCGACGCCGCGGCGGATCATGCTCTATGACACCACCCTGCGGGATGGCACCCAAGGGGCCAACATCTCTTTGACCGTGGATGACAAGGTACAGATTGCGCTCCTGCTGGATGATATCGGGGTGGATTACATCGAGGGCGGTTGGCCGCTGTCGAACCCCAAGGACCTGGCCTTCTTTCAGGCGGTGCGCGGGCGTCTGCGCCATGCCCGGCTGGCGGCCTTCGGCAGCACCGCCCGCCGCGGCCGCCCGGCCGAGGCGGATGCCAACCTGCGCGCCATCCTGGAGACCGGTGCCCCGGTGGCCTGCATCTTCGGTAAGGCCTCGCGTTTCCAGGCCGAGCGCATCCTCGGTCAGGATCCGGAAGCGTATCTGGGCGTGGTGGAAAGCTCGGTACGCTTCCTGAAGCGGGCCGGCCTGGAAGTGGTGTTCGACGCCGAGCACTACTTTGACGGGTTTAAAGCGGATCCGGGGTATGCCCTGGACGTGGTGCGTGCCGCGGAGGCGGGCGGGGCGGACTGGGTCGCCCTGTGCGACACCAACGGCGGCTCCTTGCCAGAGGAGGTGGAGGCGGCGACCCGGGCCGCCGCCGCAGCGGTTCAGGTGCGGCTGGGCATCCACGCGCATAACGACGGCGGATTGGCGGTGGCCAACTCCCTGGCGGCACTGCGGGCCGGCGCCGACATGGTGCAGGGCACCGTCAACGGCTACGGGGAGCGCTGCGGGAACGCCAATTGGGTCACCATCTGGCCGACCGTGGTGGCCAAGCTGGGACTGGCTATGGGCCGGCCGGAGGCCCTGAGCCGCCTCACCACCTTTTCCCGCACCGTGGCCGAAATCGCTAACATGGCCCCCAACCCCTCGGATCCCTACGTGGGCGAGAACGCCTTCACCCACAAGGCCGGGGTGCACGCGTCGGCCGTACGCAAGCAGCCGGAGGCCTACGAGCACATTGACCCCGGCCTGGTCGGCAACGACCGCCGCATCCTGGTCTCCGAACTGGCCGGACGCTCCAACCTGCTGGCCCGTTTCCCGGAGCTGGCGGAACGGGCCGACGAGACCGCCCGGCTGGTGGAGGCCATTAAGGAGCGTGAACACCGCGGCTTTCAGTTCGACGCAGCGGAGGCCTCGGTGGCCCTGCTGGTGCGGGAGGTGCTGGGGGAGCGGCTGGAGTACTACCGGCCCCTCCATTACCACGTCTGGGTCAGCGGGGTGCAGGCGCCGGGGGTCGAGGCGACCGTCCGGGTTCAGGTGGGGGACCAGGAGGTGCTGGAGGCCGCCCTGGGGGACGGGCCGGTGCACGCCCTGGACGGAGCCCTGCGCAAGGCCCTGGGCCGCTTCTATCCGGCCCTGCATGAGCTGCGGCTGACCGACTACAAGGTCCGGGTGCTAGACGGACGGGAAGGCACCGCGGCCACGGTGCGGGTCCTGGTCAGTTCGCGCCTCCGCGACCGCACCATCCGCACCGTGGGGGTGTCACCCAACATCCTGGAGGCCTCCTGGCAGGCCCTGCGCGACGCGGTGGATTATGCCTTGCACGTGACCGGGACCCCCGTCCTGGGGAAGGCTCCAGCGGAGGCGGCCCGCTCCTAG
- a CDS encoding protein of unknown function (Evidence 5 : Unknown function): MQRAAWAALMAAAGLAAAGCGTPPPALPALPGLAAAGGGGRLVTVRNPSLLRLAHWIHAGFIYAVPAPVSGHLNRTVFLEPARLLPAPPTTLHHWPPHRFYVVAVLNDPQSDFAQVHQTWANNLAQQVNWLNIAQGVTVRAQPGGG; encoded by the coding sequence ATGCAGCGGGCAGCATGGGCGGCATTGATGGCAGCAGCAGGGCTGGCGGCCGCGGGGTGCGGCACCCCGCCCCCCGCCCTGCCGGCGCTCCCGGGCCTGGCGGCGGCCGGGGGCGGCGGCCGGCTGGTGACGGTGCGCAACCCCTCCCTCCTCCGGCTGGCGCACTGGATTCATGCCGGCTTCATTTATGCGGTGCCGGCACCGGTCTCCGGCCATCTCAACCGCACGGTGTTTCTGGAACCGGCCCGCCTGCTCCCGGCGCCGCCCACCACCCTCCATCATTGGCCGCCCCATCGCTTCTATGTGGTGGCGGTCCTCAATGATCCCCAATCGGATTTTGCCCAGGTCCACCAGACCTGGGCCAACAACCTGGCCCAGCAGGTCAACTGGCTCAACATCGCCCAAGGGGTGACCGTACGGGCGCAGCCGGGAGGCGGCTAG
- a CDS encoding protein of unknown function (Evidence 5 : Unknown function) produces the protein MGACSGGCSCPWTPGRPPRQRWPALRVLPASGCTVYLVHALGLCPLLGQADRIPLDWDGLYRAQVRAAGALLERYRLRFVRRGFRVEAALLPGAVLPAVTAYARRIRADVAVIGSPPGRRRPPWWPGLAQRLAARMPCAVLLAAPRPPGYVVGLPETADPARS, from the coding sequence GTGGGCGCATGTTCCGGCGGGTGCTCCTGCCCGTGGACCCCGGGCCGGCCACCGAGGCAGCGGTGGCCGGCCCTGCGCGTCCTGCCCGCCTCCGGGTGCACCGTCTATCTGGTCCATGCCCTGGGCCTGTGTCCGCTGCTGGGCCAGGCCGACCGCATCCCGCTCGACTGGGACGGCCTCTACCGGGCGCAGGTGCGCGCTGCGGGTGCCCTCCTCGAACGCTACCGGCTGCGCTTTGTGCGGCGCGGGTTCCGGGTGGAGGCTGCCCTGCTTCCCGGCGCGGTGCTGCCGGCGGTGACGGCCTATGCCCGGCGCATCCGCGCGGATGTGGCCGTAATCGGGAGCCCGCCCGGGCGGCGCCGGCCGCCCTGGTGGCCGGGCCTGGCGCAGCGCCTGGCTGCGCGTATGCCTTGTGCCGTCCTGCTGGCGGCGCCGCGCCCGCCCGGTTATGTGGTGGGCCTGCCGGAAACCGCGGATCCGGCCCGCTCGTGA
- a CDS encoding Twin-arginine translocation protein TatA, whose protein sequence is MLDDLLAPEHLLILLLVVVAVWGPQRLPEWGRDAGRALRAFRDALAGPPPEHRSGSR, encoded by the coding sequence ATGCTTGACGACCTCTTGGCGCCCGAACATCTGTTGATACTGCTGTTGGTGGTCGTAGCGGTGTGGGGACCCCAGCGGCTGCCGGAATGGGGCAGGGACGCGGGCCGCGCCCTGCGGGCCTTCCGGGATGCCCTGGCAGGCCCGCCGCCGGAACACCGATCCGGCAGCCGCTGA